From a single bacterium genomic region:
- a CDS encoding T9SS type A sorting domain-containing protein → WGHESGPYHPTLNPTGQGDTLLSDSVTFIPWLTAPPDTTQPSAIRPEPVRPVVGTWDLQAVFPNPFNNAFTLSLAGFTGNAFRLAMHNVLGQEVAELYSGPMLGGSYSFTVSAELASGIYFIVAHDDLVTESIKVVLLK, encoded by the coding sequence TGGGGTCACGAGAGCGGGCCGTATCATCCGACGCTAAATCCAACCGGTCAAGGCGACACGCTGCTCAGCGATTCCGTGACGTTCATTCCGTGGCTGACCGCACCACCCGATACGACCCAACCGTCCGCAATCAGACCTGAGCCCGTCCGACCCGTCGTCGGAACGTGGGATTTGCAAGCTGTTTTCCCAAATCCATTCAATAATGCGTTCACCCTGTCGCTTGCCGGATTCACGGGGAATGCATTCCGTCTCGCGATGCACAACGTTCTCGGTCAGGAAGTCGCCGAACTGTATTCCGGTCCAATGCTTGGCGGAAGCTATTCGTTCACGGTCTCCGCCGAACTTGCCAGCGGCATCTACTTCATCGTTGCACACGATGACCTCGTCACCGAGTCTATCAAAGTTGTGCTGTTGAAATAA